One window of Dehalobacterium formicoaceticum genomic DNA carries:
- a CDS encoding pyruvate kinase alpha/beta domain-containing protein, with translation MILFEKKGKANTSETVEATVKRAKELGIKHLVVASCTGETAQQYIGCGLNIICVTHHVGFRNPGEDELSQENRLLFQKEGIKVLTTTHLLAGVDRALRLKHQGVYPAEIIADTLRMFGQGAKVCVEIAVMALDAGLIPYGDEIIAVGGTGTGVDTGMVLTPAHSTHIFQTNIKEIICMPRGH, from the coding sequence ATGATACTATTCGAAAAGAAGGGCAAGGCCAACACCTCGGAAACCGTAGAAGCTACAGTTAAGAGAGCAAAGGAATTAGGAATCAAACACCTGGTAGTGGCATCATGTACCGGTGAAACAGCCCAGCAATATATCGGCTGTGGTTTGAATATTATTTGTGTTACCCATCATGTGGGTTTTCGTAATCCTGGCGAGGATGAACTTTCTCAAGAAAACCGCCTTTTATTCCAAAAGGAAGGGATCAAGGTTTTAACCACTACCCATCTCTTGGCAGGTGTAGACAGGGCATTACGTTTGAAGCATCAGGGAGTATATCCTGCTGAAATCATCGCCGATACCTTACGCATGTTTGGACAAGGGGCAAAAGTGTGCGTAGAAATAGCCGTCATGGCTCTGGATGCCGGACTGATCCCTTACGGTGATGAAATCATAGCAGTAGGTGGCACCGGGACAGGAGTTGATACCGGGATGGTCCTTACTCCGGCGCACAGCACTCATATCTTTCAAACCAATATTAAAGAAATTATCTGCATGCCCCGAGGCCATTAG
- a CDS encoding transposase, with translation MERRQFTPEYKTKIVLEILKEEISIGEIASRENINRTQLQNWKKEFLENASRVFAQSKTEREAQQMVREANEREQNLMVKIGQLAVENDWLKKKSAQVLGSNWENKSGFKK, from the coding sequence ATGGAACGACGTCAATTTACACCTGAATATAAAACTAAAATCGTGCTTGAAATATTAAAAGAAGAAATATCAATTGGCGAGATAGCCAGTAGGGAGAATATTAATCGAACACAGCTTCAAAACTGGAAAAAAGAGTTTTTAGAAAATGCAAGCCGTGTATTCGCGCAAAGCAAAACCGAACGTGAAGCTCAGCAAATGGTAAGGGAGGCAAATGAGAGAGAGCAGAATTTAATGGTTAAAATTGGTCAGCTCGCCGTTGAGAATGACTGGCTCAAAAAAAAATCTGCTCAAGTGCTCGGATCCAACTGGGAGAATAAATCTGGTTTCAAAAAATGA
- a CDS encoding transposase, translating to MTGSKKNLLKCSDPTGRINLVSKNEKLPVKRQCELLKVNRTSEYYKPIKPSNEDYEREEYIKARLDYWHTKMPYLGVRRLVRKLRGEDNITIGRKLVKRYMAEIGIYCIFPKPNLSKRNLQHKVFPYL from the coding sequence ATGACTGGCTCAAAAAAAAATCTGCTCAAGTGCTCGGATCCAACTGGGAGAATAAATCTGGTTTCAAAAAATGAGAAATTGCCTGTGAAGCGTCAATGTGAGCTACTGAAAGTAAATCGAACAAGTGAATATTACAAACCCATAAAGCCTTCAAATGAAGACTATGAAAGAGAAGAATATATAAAAGCAAGGCTTGATTATTGGCACACAAAAATGCCTTATTTAGGTGTCAGGCGGCTTGTTAGAAAACTGCGAGGGGAGGATAATATTACAATAGGAAGGAAGCTGGTAAAAAGGTATATGGCTGAGATCGGGATATATTGTATATTCCCAAAACCTAATTTGTCAAAACGAAATCTACAGCACAAAGTGTTTCCGTATCTATAA
- a CDS encoding DDE-type integrase/transposase/recombinase, with protein sequence MPNQVWAIDITYIKMGKSHMYLTAIIDWYSRYIVGWELSDSLDTAPVLEAVKKAISQYGIPVIINSDQGSQFTSTEYTSYLKVMFRITGHDGDVQVLNIQAILRDKKYVKAWMARPVGLIM encoded by the coding sequence ATGCCAAATCAAGTATGGGCAATAGACATCACATATATCAAAATGGGAAAGTCACATATGTATTTGACTGCAATAATTGATTGGTATAGCCGCTATATTGTAGGATGGGAGCTATCAGACAGCCTTGATACTGCCCCGGTTTTGGAGGCTGTTAAGAAAGCAATTTCCCAATATGGTATCCCGGTAATTATCAATTCCGATCAAGGAAGCCAATTTACAAGTACTGAATATACAAGTTATCTTAAGGTGATGTTCCGGATCACTGGCCACGATGGAGATGTTCAAGTACTGAATATACAAGCTATCTTAAGGGACAAAAAATACGTCAAAGCATGGATGGCAAGGCCCGTTGGGTTGATAATGTAA
- the yqfD gene encoding sporulation protein YqfD gives MKKLLNYLLGYVIISIKGEGVERFLNIALQRGMNLWDIKRKKDGTVQAQVHLSAIKPLRHVARKSRCSFRIVGRAGLPFQLKSVKKRKSMVVGGILFLAGLYVLSSFVFFIDVTSQEPIKNVSSETVKRLAREKGVVVGRPKWLMDFTDTEKYLMNQMPQLSWVNVSAQGTKVEIEIVEKVLPEPGEKDKTPGNVVAFKDGVVTEILVMRGQARVASGDTVSKGEVLISGLILPLAGEAAPPSSSPSPDTEPELVRADGIVRAKVWYRGYGECPIVEKEEKLTGKSTRSVTLKWGDRQFGLWGDKESPYPLGTEKITSKKINWPGAKGSPLEIIITTYGEGKITEKNWGAEGAKSQAVQKALLTIQQRIPPQAQIVNQEVKPLDEGGDVVKRVFVVIETEEEIGKFLAIE, from the coding sequence GTGAAAAAGCTGCTAAATTATTTATTGGGTTATGTGATCATCAGCATCAAAGGGGAAGGAGTAGAACGCTTTTTGAATATTGCCCTTCAGCGGGGCATGAACCTTTGGGATATTAAGCGGAAGAAGGATGGTACTGTCCAAGCCCAGGTGCATTTATCTGCCATCAAGCCATTGCGGCATGTAGCCCGAAAAAGCCGCTGTTCTTTCCGCATCGTGGGAAGGGCCGGTCTGCCCTTTCAATTGAAGTCTGTTAAGAAGAGAAAATCCATGGTCGTCGGCGGCATCCTTTTTTTGGCCGGTTTGTATGTTCTCTCTTCTTTTGTTTTCTTTATTGATGTGACCAGCCAGGAACCGATCAAAAATGTGAGTTCGGAAACGGTGAAGCGTCTGGCCAGGGAAAAAGGGGTGGTGGTTGGACGTCCTAAATGGTTGATGGATTTTACGGATACGGAAAAATATTTAATGAATCAAATGCCCCAGTTATCCTGGGTAAACGTTAGCGCTCAGGGCACCAAGGTGGAAATTGAAATCGTGGAAAAGGTTCTGCCGGAGCCGGGGGAAAAGGACAAAACCCCGGGTAACGTGGTGGCGTTTAAAGATGGAGTGGTTACGGAAATCTTAGTAATGCGCGGCCAGGCCCGGGTTGCTTCCGGAGATACGGTTTCCAAAGGGGAGGTTTTGATTTCCGGTTTAATCTTGCCTCTAGCAGGGGAGGCGGCGCCTCCGTCATCGTCTCCATCTCCGGACACTGAACCGGAATTGGTGCGGGCTGATGGTATTGTCCGGGCTAAGGTTTGGTATCGGGGGTATGGGGAATGCCCCATCGTGGAAAAAGAAGAAAAGCTCACGGGAAAAAGTACTCGTTCCGTTACCTTAAAATGGGGTGATCGGCAGTTTGGTCTTTGGGGTGACAAAGAAAGCCCCTATCCATTAGGCACCGAGAAGATTACTTCGAAAAAAATCAATTGGCCTGGAGCTAAAGGTTCTCCTCTGGAAATCATCATTACCACCTATGGGGAAGGAAAAATCACAGAAAAAAATTGGGGTGCTGAAGGAGCAAAGAGTCAGGCTGTACAAAAGGCACTGCTAACGATACAACAGAGAATTCCTCCTCAGGCCCAAATCGTCAATCAGGAAGTTAAACCCTTAGATGAAGGTGGGGATGTGGTAAAGAGAGTTTTCGTGGTCATTGAAACTGAAGAGGAAATTGGCAAATTTCTTGCCATTGAGTAA
- a CDS encoding Crp/Fnr family transcriptional regulator: MEQYLSVLQKSPLFQQLSDREIKELMENVPAKVMTYPKDALIAEEGENCDRLGMILSGKIEIQKIYASGKTVTMAHLKTGNIFGEALIFSKVHLYPGTVVSRTPAQILFLQKSAVISLCRRHPVFLESFMNLLSERILMLNKKIKELSLGTIRQKIAYFLLEEYQKQGKLTIQLPFSKEVIAEHMGIQRPSLSREMIKMRDEGWIDMKKNTVHIKDLQQLTDCLLE, from the coding sequence ATGGAACAGTATTTATCTGTCTTGCAAAAAAGTCCTCTCTTTCAACAACTCAGTGACCGGGAAATCAAAGAACTCATGGAAAATGTTCCTGCCAAGGTTATGACATATCCCAAGGATGCCTTGATTGCCGAAGAGGGGGAAAACTGCGATCGCCTGGGAATGATACTGTCCGGGAAAATCGAAATTCAAAAAATCTACGCTTCAGGCAAAACAGTCACCATGGCTCATCTTAAGACAGGAAATATTTTTGGAGAAGCACTGATCTTTTCTAAGGTTCATCTCTATCCCGGCACTGTGGTCAGCCGCACTCCGGCTCAAATTCTCTTTCTTCAAAAGAGCGCTGTTATCTCTTTATGCCGCAGACATCCTGTCTTTTTGGAAAGCTTTATGAACCTGCTTTCGGAAAGAATCTTAATGCTGAACAAAAAAATCAAAGAACTTTCTCTGGGCACCATCAGACAAAAAATCGCCTATTTTCTCCTGGAGGAATACCAGAAGCAAGGAAAACTCACCATTCAATTGCCTTTTTCCAAAGAAGTAATTGCAGAACATATGGGTATTCAGCGTCCGTCTTTATCTCGGGAAATGATCAAAATGCGGGACGAGGGATGGATCGACATGAAAAAAAACACTGTTCACATCAAAGACCTTCAACAATTGACGGACTGTTTGCTGGAATAA
- the argH gene encoding argininosuccinate lyase: MKLWGGRFAKKTDYLVEDFHSSISFDQRLYRQDIQGSIAHARMLGKQGIITIEEADQLARALESIQQDIEAGLVTFEVDAEDIHMNIEKILTERVGEAGKKLHTARSRNDQVALDIRLYLKEEIKEVARLLVALQEVLLDLADQHLTTVMPGYTHLQKAQPITFAHHLMAYFQMFTRDIERLQDCFKRVDVMPLGSGALAGTTFPIDRNYVREQLGFAGITMNSLDGVSDRDFAVEFCGAASLIMMHLSRFSEEIVLWSSNEFRFITLDDGFSTGSSIMPQKKNPDVAELVRGKTGRVYGDLMGLLTVLKGLPLAYNKDMQEDKEALFDAVDTVKKCLLVFAPMIETMKVNKQVMRSGVTDGFINATDAADYLAAKNVPFREAHEIVGKMVLFCEQKGKSLEELTFEEMKEFSPVFEEDIYEKISPEKCVEARNVPGGPAPQAVSAAINLGREALAKILVWL; encoded by the coding sequence ATGAAATTGTGGGGCGGACGGTTTGCCAAAAAAACCGATTATTTGGTTGAAGATTTTCATTCTTCGATCTCTTTTGATCAAAGATTGTATCGTCAGGATATTCAAGGATCCATAGCCCATGCCCGGATGCTGGGCAAACAAGGAATTATCACCATAGAGGAAGCGGATCAATTGGCAAGAGCGCTGGAATCTATTCAGCAGGATATTGAAGCAGGCCTGGTAACATTTGAGGTAGATGCGGAAGATATTCATATGAATATCGAAAAAATACTGACGGAACGAGTAGGTGAGGCAGGTAAAAAGCTGCATACTGCCCGGAGCAGAAATGATCAAGTCGCCCTTGATATCCGTTTATACTTAAAAGAAGAAATTAAGGAAGTGGCAAGACTCCTGGTTGCTTTACAAGAAGTGCTGCTTGATTTGGCGGATCAGCATCTGACGACAGTGATGCCCGGTTATACCCATCTGCAAAAAGCACAACCCATAACCTTTGCCCATCATTTGATGGCTTATTTTCAAATGTTTACCCGAGATATCGAGCGTCTCCAGGATTGCTTTAAGCGAGTGGATGTGATGCCCTTAGGGTCCGGTGCTTTAGCTGGAACCACCTTTCCCATTGACAGAAATTATGTCCGGGAACAATTGGGCTTTGCCGGGATTACCATGAACAGCTTGGACGGGGTCAGTGACCGGGATTTTGCCGTGGAATTTTGCGGGGCAGCTTCTTTAATTATGATGCACCTATCCCGTTTTTCCGAGGAAATTGTCCTTTGGTCCAGTAACGAGTTTAGGTTTATTACCCTGGATGACGGCTTTAGTACCGGCTCTTCCATTATGCCCCAAAAGAAAAACCCTGATGTAGCAGAATTGGTACGGGGGAAAACGGGACGAGTCTACGGGGATTTAATGGGTCTCCTTACCGTATTAAAAGGGCTCCCATTGGCTTATAATAAAGATATGCAGGAAGATAAAGAGGCCTTATTTGATGCTGTGGATACAGTTAAAAAATGTCTCTTAGTCTTTGCCCCCATGATTGAAACCATGAAAGTCAACAAACAGGTGATGCGTTCAGGAGTTACCGACGGCTTTATCAATGCCACAGATGCTGCCGATTATCTGGCAGCCAAAAATGTACCTTTCCGTGAGGCTCATGAGATCGTAGGAAAAATGGTATTATTCTGTGAGCAAAAAGGCAAGTCTCTCGAGGAGCTGACTTTTGAGGAAATGAAAGAATTTTCGCCTGTGTTTGAAGAAGATATTTATGAAAAAATATCACCGGAAAAATGTGTCGAAGCAAGGAATGTGCCGGGAGGTCCTGCCCCTCAAGCAGTTTCAGCAGCTATAAATCTTGGGCGGGAAGCCTTGGCCAAAATTTTAGTTTGGTTATAA
- a CDS encoding integrase core domain-containing protein translates to MDGKARWVDNVIIERWFRSLKCDNIYINEYVTPRELRQGIKAYVNEYNNERPHQSLGYQYPTQVYSSLFAA, encoded by the coding sequence ATGGATGGCAAGGCCCGTTGGGTTGATAATGTAATCATAGAAAGATGGTTTAGGAGTCTAAAGTGTGACAATATCTACATCAATGAATACGTAACACCAAGGGAACTCCGGCAAGGGATCAAGGCATATGTCAATGAATATAATAATGAACGTCCTCATCAAAGTTTAGGATATCAATATCCTACACAGGTATATAGTTCATTGTTTGCGGCTTAA
- a CDS encoding RHS repeat-associated core domain-containing protein → MLYAGEYYDEESGLYYLRARYYDPTEGRFISEYSNEGKVTNPLSLN, encoded by the coding sequence ATCCTTTATGCGGGAGAGTACTATGATGAGGAGAGTGGGCTTTATTACCTCAGGGCTAGGTATTATGATCCCACCGAGGGCAGGTTTATTTCGGAGTACAGCAATGAGGGAAAGGTCACTAATCCCCTAAGCTTGAATTGA
- the nadE gene encoding NAD(+) synthase, whose protein sequence is MKIALGQMQVVPGRPDLNTQTMKKMIREAKDQGAELIIFPELCIPGYLLGDTWEQSSYLSDCVSWGQEIIQLSRDICIVFGNVAVDWERRGADGRVRKYNACFFAYQGKLWGDDNFPYPYRIKTDNSDYRLFDDSRHFFSLSQFAAEEKMDIQQLFQPVHLILNNQPLRLGCLLGEDGRDDDDILKQRMAATLQNSPVNLFINIASSPFASGKNYQRNRILSRQVKEWGVPFAYVNHTGIQNNGKNILPYDGVSSFYDGQGELVDLCAPFTPDLKIIDYAAREDIGVPKPKIPDDRGIKAIYQALTYGTKWFLDSIGMKKVVIGLSGGIDSALNACLYTLILGHENILLVNMPSIYNSETTKGLAYQLAENLGCYYAVFPIQEAVDYTVKQIEGTPIIHLSGKNEINLAVSSFVKENIQARDRSARILASLSAIFGGGFTCNANKSEATVGYATLYGDQAGFLAALGDLWKHQVYDLAQYVNREIFGTEVIPQQMIDLVPSAELSPMQNVDEGKGDPIRYPYHDYLFRAFIEPWERKTPEDILAWYQQGILEEKIGCQPGLIKSIFPEDKDFIDDLEYWWKQYTGMGAAKRIQAPPILALSPRAFGLDHREAQNGSYFTKKYAQLKQDILVSGGDSCIPS, encoded by the coding sequence ATGAAAATCGCATTAGGGCAAATGCAGGTCGTCCCTGGGAGACCTGATCTGAACACCCAAACCATGAAAAAGATGATCCGGGAAGCCAAAGATCAGGGAGCAGAATTAATCATTTTCCCGGAATTGTGCATTCCCGGCTATTTATTGGGAGATACCTGGGAACAATCATCTTATCTGAGTGACTGTGTTTCCTGGGGTCAAGAAATCATTCAATTATCCCGGGATATCTGTATTGTTTTTGGTAACGTAGCTGTTGACTGGGAGCGCCGGGGAGCAGATGGGCGGGTACGGAAATATAATGCCTGCTTTTTTGCTTATCAAGGGAAATTATGGGGCGATGATAATTTCCCTTATCCTTATCGTATCAAGACGGATAACTCTGATTACCGGCTCTTTGATGATTCCAGGCATTTTTTCAGCCTGTCCCAGTTTGCCGCAGAAGAAAAAATGGATATTCAGCAGCTATTTCAACCGGTTCATCTCATTTTAAATAACCAGCCCTTGCGTCTGGGATGTCTACTGGGTGAGGATGGCCGGGACGATGATGATATCCTAAAACAACGCATGGCTGCCACTCTCCAGAACAGCCCGGTGAACCTCTTTATCAATATTGCCAGTTCCCCCTTCGCCTCAGGTAAAAACTATCAAAGAAACCGAATTTTATCCCGTCAGGTGAAAGAATGGGGCGTCCCCTTTGCCTATGTCAATCATACCGGGATCCAAAACAACGGTAAAAACATCTTGCCCTACGACGGTGTAAGCTCTTTTTATGACGGACAAGGAGAACTGGTTGACCTTTGTGCACCTTTTACCCCTGATTTAAAAATTATTGATTATGCAGCAAGGGAGGACATCGGAGTCCCAAAACCTAAAATCCCCGATGATAGAGGTATTAAAGCCATTTACCAGGCACTGACCTATGGAACGAAATGGTTCCTGGATTCCATCGGTATGAAGAAGGTAGTGATCGGTCTTTCCGGCGGAATAGATTCCGCCTTAAATGCCTGCCTGTATACCCTGATCTTAGGCCATGAAAACATACTCCTGGTGAATATGCCCAGCATCTATAACTCGGAAACAACGAAAGGTCTGGCTTATCAACTGGCGGAAAATTTAGGCTGTTATTATGCCGTCTTTCCTATCCAGGAAGCGGTGGATTACACCGTCAAACAAATTGAAGGGACTCCCATAATCCATCTATCCGGGAAAAATGAAATCAACCTTGCAGTTAGCTCCTTTGTCAAAGAAAATATCCAGGCTCGGGATCGTTCTGCCCGCATCTTAGCTAGTTTGTCCGCGATCTTTGGTGGGGGTTTTACCTGCAATGCCAATAAAAGCGAGGCCACAGTAGGATATGCCACCCTTTATGGGGATCAGGCCGGTTTCTTGGCTGCCTTGGGAGATCTGTGGAAACATCAGGTCTATGACCTGGCTCAGTATGTAAACCGGGAGATATTTGGCACGGAAGTGATCCCTCAACAGATGATTGATTTAGTACCCAGTGCCGAGCTCTCACCCATGCAAAATGTGGATGAAGGAAAAGGGGATCCCATCCGTTATCCTTATCATGATTACCTCTTCCGTGCTTTTATTGAACCTTGGGAACGCAAAACCCCGGAAGATATATTAGCATGGTATCAGCAAGGTATCCTGGAAGAAAAAATCGGCTGTCAACCCGGGTTAATTAAATCAATATTTCCTGAGGACAAGGATTTTATTGATGATTTGGAATATTGGTGGAAACAATACACCGGCATGGGCGCTGCCAAAAGAATCCAAGCTCCGCCCATTCTGGCCTTAAGCCCCCGTGCTTTTGGCCTAGATCACCGGGAAGCGCAAAACGGGTCTTATTTTACGAAAAAATATGCCCAATTAAAGCAAGATATTCTGGTCTCAGGCGGAGATTCCTGTATTCCATCTTAA
- the yqfC gene encoding sporulation protein YqfC → MKRNKQILKSQRAKFKSAFVNVLEIPTDIALNLPRITLLGNLQLNIENHKGIVEYGENKIRIAVTRGYLEIQGKDLVLRNIQLDEIMINGEITHLEIKITG, encoded by the coding sequence TTGAAAAGGAATAAGCAAATACTCAAAAGCCAGCGGGCTAAATTTAAAAGCGCCTTTGTCAATGTCCTGGAAATTCCTACGGATATTGCGTTAAATTTACCCCGGATCACTCTGCTGGGTAATCTTCAATTGAATATAGAAAATCATAAAGGAATCGTGGAGTATGGTGAAAACAAAATCAGGATCGCCGTAACCAGAGGCTATCTGGAGATTCAGGGAAAAGACCTTGTTCTGAGGAATATACAATTGGATGAAATCATGATCAACGGAGAAATCACCCATCTGGAAATAAAAATTACCGGTTAG
- a CDS encoding ATP-binding protein, with product MKRNIIQIDEEKCNGCGLCATACHEGAIEIVDGKARLISDKYCDGLGDCLPTCPTDAIKMIEREADAYDDDAVQALKKEKEDKSTSEEPKLPCGCPGTMAKMIKRDKTTEVTQKEAAPDTSGSRPSELTQWPVQLKLINSKADYLHGANLLVAADCTAFSYGDFHRNFIKDHTVVIGCPKLDDNQYYTDKLSEILAGNDIKSITAVKMEVPCCNGIVQAVKQAMLNTQKIVPYREVTIGLDGSIR from the coding sequence ATGAAAAGAAATATTATTCAGATCGATGAGGAAAAATGTAACGGTTGTGGATTATGTGCTACCGCCTGCCATGAAGGCGCCATAGAGATTGTGGACGGCAAAGCCCGTTTAATTAGCGATAAATACTGTGACGGTTTGGGGGATTGTCTTCCTACCTGTCCCACCGATGCCATTAAAATGATTGAAAGAGAAGCAGATGCATATGATGATGATGCGGTGCAGGCGTTAAAGAAGGAGAAAGAGGATAAAAGCACTTCGGAAGAGCCTAAGCTGCCTTGCGGATGCCCCGGCACCATGGCCAAAATGATTAAAAGAGATAAAACAACGGAAGTTACCCAAAAGGAAGCAGCTCCGGATACATCGGGATCCAGACCTTCGGAACTGACTCAATGGCCGGTGCAGCTGAAACTCATCAATTCTAAAGCCGATTATTTACATGGAGCCAATCTTTTGGTTGCTGCAGATTGTACAGCCTTCTCCTATGGGGATTTTCACCGGAATTTCATCAAAGATCATACTGTAGTAATTGGTTGTCCCAAATTAGATGACAATCAGTATTATACTGATAAATTATCAGAGATTTTGGCAGGTAATGATATTAAAAGTATTACTGCAGTAAAAATGGAGGTTCCCTGCTGCAATGGTATTGTCCAGGCAGTTAAACAGGCCATGCTAAACACCCAGAAAATTGTCCCTTATCGGGAAGTAACCATCGGTTTGGATGGGAGCATTCGCTAA
- a CDS encoding N-acetyltransferase yields MIYRKAKMTDVESIHRLIYNYANQGLMLARSRSSIYENLREFTVAEDGGTVAGIGGLHILWHDLGEIRSLAIDPSYTKQGIGRHLVELLEQEALALGLPKLFALTYQPVFFAKCGFQEVENNILPQKVWKECINCPKFPDCDEQAVLKILQK; encoded by the coding sequence ATGATCTATAGGAAAGCAAAAATGACAGATGTGGAATCTATCCATCGATTAATTTATAATTATGCTAACCAAGGTTTAATGTTGGCTCGTTCGCGCAGCTCTATATATGAAAACTTGCGGGAATTTACAGTAGCAGAAGATGGGGGAACTGTGGCAGGCATCGGGGGCTTGCATATTTTGTGGCATGATTTAGGAGAGATTCGGTCTTTGGCTATTGATCCCTCTTATACAAAACAAGGTATTGGCCGTCACCTGGTGGAATTATTGGAGCAAGAAGCGCTGGCATTGGGCTTACCAAAATTATTCGCTTTAACTTATCAACCGGTTTTTTTTGCTAAATGCGGTTTCCAGGAGGTAGAAAACAACATTTTACCCCAAAAGGTCTGGAAAGAATGTATTAATTGTCCTAAATTTCCGGATTGTGATGAGCAAGCAGTGCTGAAAATTCTGCAAAAATAA
- a CDS encoding DegV family protein, with product MVRKIALVTDSTSDLTADYVRQHNIHVIPLKVVYRDRDYLDRVEIQPQQIYERLEQEVPTTSMPSVGEVSKFYAQLIKEGYEEILSIHISSGLSGTVNSARLAADNFPYTNIEVVDSRTISMGTGLLVQQAADFIKQGVSLESIVAKLQEIRAHISVIFIVKTLEYLKKGGRIGYVSATMGSLLDLKPIIAVNEEGKYFTMAKIRGRKRSLEKILELAKEAAEKQRLKLIVMHGDALEEARYIFNELKKSSRFKDISLGEVGPVIGVHTGPGVVGIVFRPV from the coding sequence GTGGTCAGGAAAATTGCCCTTGTTACGGATAGTACCAGTGACTTAACGGCAGATTACGTGCGCCAACATAATATCCATGTCATACCACTGAAAGTTGTATATCGGGACAGGGATTATTTAGACCGGGTGGAAATCCAACCCCAGCAGATATATGAAAGATTGGAACAGGAAGTACCGACCACATCCATGCCTTCGGTAGGGGAAGTTAGTAAATTTTACGCCCAATTAATCAAAGAAGGTTATGAGGAAATCCTCTCTATTCATATTTCCAGCGGTCTGAGCGGAACCGTAAATTCGGCACGCTTAGCTGCGGATAATTTTCCCTACACAAATATTGAAGTTGTGGATTCCCGAACTATCTCCATGGGTACTGGGTTGTTGGTACAACAAGCAGCGGATTTTATCAAACAAGGGGTGAGCCTGGAGTCCATCGTAGCAAAATTACAAGAAATCAGAGCGCATATATCTGTCATATTTATTGTCAAGACTTTGGAGTATTTGAAAAAAGGCGGCCGTATCGGCTATGTATCTGCAACTATGGGGAGTTTGTTGGATTTAAAACCGATTATTGCTGTCAATGAGGAAGGGAAATATTTTACAATGGCCAAGATCCGGGGCAGAAAAAGATCCCTGGAAAAAATATTGGAGTTGGCTAAAGAAGCAGCAGAAAAACAAAGACTCAAATTGATTGTCATGCATGGAGATGCTCTGGAAGAGGCAAGATATATTTTTAATGAACTAAAAAAAAGCAGTAGGTTCAAAGATATTAGTCTGGGAGAAGTAGGACCGGTAATTGGAGTCCATACGGGACCTGGGGTTGTAGGAATTGTTTTCCGTCCGGTATAA